A single genomic interval of Antechinus flavipes isolate AdamAnt ecotype Samford, QLD, Australia chromosome 1, AdamAnt_v2, whole genome shotgun sequence harbors:
- the LOC127543923 gene encoding pre-mRNA-splicing factor 38A-like, protein MANGPLNYAHHVHRTDLQSLVEKIIRTRIYESKYWQEECFGLTDELLADKATELRSVGGVYGPNIQPTPFLCLTLKMLQIQPEKAVVVEFIRNEDFKYVRALAAFYVRLTGTVSDCNKYLGPLLNDYRKMTIQNRNGDFEQMRVNEFIHRLLHSERVCDIRLPQLQKRRVLKENGPLGLRINFLREETEDVNFSEEEDTHPAWLETNPSRYHRRQTYRDWDSGSRSPTLCWSPARSRSPARCLSQSQSPGRRSPTRCWSPARYLSRKRSRSPERSRSRARSLRYCSLSKSPGHQPSHRHSKSPETLKKNHRNRRLYCHVLRTGNFLMCKLN, encoded by the exons ATGGCCAACGGCCCACTGAACTACGCTCACCACGTCCACCGCACCGACCTGCAATCCTTGGTGGAGAAGATCATCCGGACTCGAATTTACGAGTCCAAGTACTGGCAGGAGGAGTGCTTCGGGCTCACCGATGAGCTGCTCGCGGACAAAGCCACGGAACTGAGGTCTGTGGGGGGTGTCTATGGCCCCAACATCCAGCCAACACCGTTCCTCTGCCTCACCTTGAAGATGCTGCAGATACAGCCCGAGAAAGCTGTCGTCGTTGAATTCATTAGAAATGAAGATTTCAAGTACGTCCGCGCGTTGGCAGCCTTTTACGTGAGGCTGACGGGCACGGTCAGTGACTGCAATAAGTATCTGGGACCTCTACTCAATGACTATCGAAAAATGACTATCCAGAACCGAAACGGAGACTTTGAACAGATGCGCGTCAATGAGTTTATCCATCGACTGCTGCACAGTGAGCGGGTCTGTGACATCAGGCTGCCCCAGCTCCAGAAGCGCCGTGTCCTGAAAGAAAATGGTCCACTGGGACTTCGAATCAACTTCTTGCGGGAGGAGACTGAGGATGTGAACTTCAGTGAGGAAGAAGACACGCACCCAGCCTGGCTAGAAACGAATCCATCCCGGTATCATCGTCGACAAACTTACAGAGACTGGGACAGTGGCTC CCGATCCCCGACCCTGTGCTGGTCCCCAGCTCGGAGTCGGTCCCCCGCGCGATGTCTATCTCAGAGCCAGTCCCCCGGGCG CCGTTCCCCGACCCGGTGCTGGTCCCCCGCGCGGTATCTATCTCGGAAACGGTCCCGGTCCCCTGAGCGGAGCCGATCCCGGGCCCGGT CACTGCGTTACTGTTCCTTATCAAAATCTCCTGGCCATCAGCCAAGCCACAGACACTCAAAGTCCCCTGAAACATTgaagaaaaatcacagaaatagAAGACTGTACTGTCACGTACTTAGAACCGGAAATTTCCTGAtgtgtaaattaaattaa